One stretch of Chitinophagales bacterium DNA includes these proteins:
- a CDS encoding pyridoxal-phosphate dependent enzyme yields MALKNNYIDFVFTKNNVNLYIYRLDKLQPYIQGNKYFKLKYNLIKAKEKHLPIVTIGGAFSNHIHATALACQQNNILCYGIIRGGNFKVQSPTLSFVEKMGMKLIFIPREDYKTLRNINTQKSFNEIAHNFAELPKNYFFVPEGGTNELGLKGASEILNNIEPSFDYFFCPVGSGGTISGIINSLKGNKKVIGIACAKDKSLTEKIKLLTNNLQNWEINYNYTFKGFGKWNVELISFINQFYKDYNIALEPIYTGKMMYALNKMINNNSFQKPCNILAIHTGGLQGLEGFNLMNNGIIKIPPYSFDDSSI; encoded by the coding sequence TTGGCATTAAAAAACAACTATATAGACTTTGTTTTTACTAAAAACAATGTAAATCTATATATATACCGATTAGACAAACTACAGCCTTACATTCAAGGCAATAAATATTTTAAATTAAAGTACAATTTAATAAAAGCTAAAGAAAAGCATCTCCCGATAGTAACTATAGGAGGTGCTTTTAGCAATCATATACATGCCACTGCTTTAGCCTGCCAACAAAATAATATTCTCTGCTACGGAATAATTAGAGGAGGTAATTTTAAAGTGCAAAGCCCTACCCTCTCTTTTGTTGAAAAAATGGGAATGAAACTTATTTTTATACCGAGAGAAGATTATAAAACACTAAGAAATATAAATACTCAAAAATCCTTTAATGAAATTGCCCATAATTTTGCAGAACTCCCTAAAAATTATTTTTTTGTTCCCGAAGGTGGCACCAACGAATTGGGACTAAAAGGTGCATCTGAAATTTTAAATAATATAGAGCCTTCTTTTGATTATTTCTTTTGCCCGGTGGGTTCGGGAGGCACTATAAGTGGCATTATAAATAGTTTAAAAGGAAATAAAAAAGTAATAGGCATAGCCTGTGCAAAAGATAAAAGTTTGACCGAAAAAATAAAGCTACTCACAAATAATTTACAAAACTGGGAAATCAATTACAACTATACTTTTAAAGGATTTGGGAAATGGAACGTAGAGCTTATAAGCTTTATCAATCAATTTTATAAAGATTACAACATAGCACTTGAACCAATTTATACCGGCAAAATGATGTATGCTTTAAACAAAATGATAAATAATAACAGTTTTCAAAAACCTTGTAATATTTTAGCTATACACACCGGAGGTCTTCAAGGCTTAGAAGGCTTCAATTTAATGAATAATGGCATTATAAAAATTCCGCCTTATTCTTTTGATGACTCATCAATATAA
- a CDS encoding sodium:proton antiporter: protein MDIKYILVIFSLLIIFSYIFDEIARKTKFPSVILLMATGILARAVADYFGVQVMYLDQIIPVMGTIGLILIVLEGALELEVRRDKLPIIIKGFVAALVILLVSIAALSYFFNAYLGMPKAMALMNSIPLAVISSAVAIPSASALSPLNKEFVVYESTFSDIIGIMVFNYAMRQFQVGSDLVGIKPIAILLVEIVVIVLVSVLVTWLLFELFERITHKVKFFLILALLILVYAIGKRLHMPSLVIIFIFGLFLSNAEVLLPDYIKRYISMGIAKREGLHEFHLLTAESTFLVRTFFFLFFGFSITLDSFVDGYNYMYGGIILAILLVIRFIYILVSDRKNIGELTFISPRGLITILLFLQLRTETVINNKTGEIINLKSTIINEKVLLIVILGSMLIMMIGTIGFGKQEEFESSGGGIGDGTIPNSDEPFNPTSYIDESSKE, encoded by the coding sequence ATGGATATTAAGTATATACTTGTAATATTTTCATTACTTATTATATTCTCTTATATTTTTGATGAAATAGCCCGAAAAACAAAGTTCCCTTCTGTTATTTTATTAATGGCTACAGGTATTTTGGCTCGTGCGGTAGCCGATTATTTTGGTGTGCAGGTAATGTATTTAGACCAAATAATTCCTGTAATGGGTACTATTGGTTTAATATTAATTGTATTAGAAGGTGCTTTAGAATTAGAGGTAAGAAGAGATAAACTCCCCATTATTATTAAAGGTTTTGTGGCTGCGTTGGTAATACTTTTAGTCAGTATAGCTGCATTGAGTTATTTCTTTAATGCATATTTAGGTATGCCCAAAGCCATGGCTTTAATGAATTCTATTCCATTAGCGGTTATAAGTAGTGCAGTGGCTATTCCTAGTGCCAGTGCTTTATCTCCTTTAAATAAAGAGTTTGTGGTGTATGAATCTACTTTTTCTGATATTATAGGTATTATGGTTTTTAATTATGCTATGCGTCAGTTTCAAGTAGGTAGCGACCTTGTGGGAATAAAACCTATTGCCATTTTACTGGTAGAAATAGTGGTCATTGTGTTAGTGTCAGTTTTAGTTACATGGTTGTTGTTTGAGTTGTTTGAACGGATAACGCATAAGGTGAAATTCTTTTTGATTTTGGCACTTTTAATACTGGTGTATGCTATAGGAAAAAGGTTACACATGCCATCCTTAGTTATTATATTTATTTTTGGTTTGTTTTTATCTAATGCAGAAGTACTGCTACCCGACTACATAAAAAGGTATATTTCTATGGGGATAGCAAAGCGTGAAGGTTTGCACGAGTTTCATTTGCTTACTGCCGAATCTACTTTTTTAGTACGTACTTTCTTTTTTCTCTTTTTTGGTTTTTCTATTACTTTAGATAGTTTTGTAGATGGCTATAACTATATGTACGGAGGCATAATTTTAGCCATATTATTGGTTATACGGTTTATTTATATCCTTGTTTCTGATAGAAAAAATATAGGAGAACTTACATTTATATCGCCCAGAGGGCTAATAACTATTCTCCTTTTTTTACAGCTTAGAACTGAAACCGTTATAAATAATAAAACGGGCGAAATAATAAACTTAAAAAGTACTATTATCAATGAAAAAGTACTTTTAATTGTTATTTTGGGTTCAATGTTAATAATGATGATAGGCACAATAGGTTTTGGTAAGCAAGAGGAATTTGAAAGTTCGGGAGGAGGAATAGGAGATGGTACTATCCCAAATTCAGACGAGCCATTTAACCCAACTTCTTATATTGATGAGTCATCAAAAGAATAA
- a CDS encoding hemolysin III family protein, producing MKFSEYPHAAELLNALTHGVGVIIFLVLVPLLIALAVNTKVPQKIWGAMLFSFGLLAVYFSSTIFHAIPEKVSKDVLNYFDLLSIYLLISGTYSPFLLIYFRNKLGKAIMVILWFITVVGITSKLIVDQLPVFITLIIYIIMGWVGIIMIRPALRRIKPKVLWFILLGGLSYTAGTYFFYHDGEVYYYHAVWHIFVLVGSLLNYCAVLFAILDKERN from the coding sequence ATGAAGTTCTCAGAGTATCCTCATGCGGCAGAATTGCTAAATGCGTTGACGCATGGTGTAGGAGTCATTATTTTTTTAGTGTTAGTTCCTTTGCTTATAGCATTGGCTGTAAATACTAAAGTGCCTCAAAAAATATGGGGAGCTATGCTTTTTTCTTTTGGTTTGTTAGCGGTTTATTTTTCATCTACAATTTTTCATGCCATACCCGAAAAAGTAAGTAAAGATGTACTTAATTACTTTGATTTATTATCTATTTATCTGCTTATTTCCGGTACTTATTCTCCTTTTTTATTAATTTATTTTAGAAATAAACTAGGCAAAGCCATTATGGTTATATTATGGTTTATAACTGTTGTAGGTATTACTTCTAAGCTTATTGTTGACCAGTTGCCTGTGTTTATTACATTAATTATATACATAATAATGGGCTGGGTAGGTATTATTATGATACGTCCGGCATTAAGGCGAATAAAACCTAAGGTGCTTTGGTTTATATTGCTCGGTGGCTTAAGTTATACTGCCGGCACGTATTTTTTTTATCATGATGGCGAAGTGTATTACTACCATGCAGTGTGGCATATTTTTGTATTGGTAGGTAGTTTACTTAATTATTGTGCTGTATTATTTGCTATTTTAGATAAGGAAAGGAACTGA